Proteins encoded within one genomic window of Polaribacter sp. NJDZ03:
- a CDS encoding aldo/keto reductase, whose protein sequence is MKYTKLPNTDIKVSKICLGTMTWGKQNTQEEGFEQMDYALEQGVNFFDTAELYAVPATPETYGATETIIGNWFKKTGNRDKVVLGSKIAGVGPYTAHIRENGFAKQGIIDAVEGSLKRLQTDYIDLYQLHWPERGVNCFGTRDYPYKTSNEEAENHVEILETLQKLINEGKIRQIGLSNETPWGTMQYLQAAKEMNLPRMATIQNSYSLIHRSYEYGMSEVSLRENIGLLAYSPLAQGVLTGKYLRGQKPTNARGILFPNYITRYQEGASEQAILKYEEIALKNKMSLTELSLAYINQLPFVTSNIIGATKMSQLKENIGSINIDLSEEILNEIEAVHKLIPNPAP, encoded by the coding sequence ATGAAATACACAAAATTACCAAATACAGATATTAAGGTTTCTAAGATTTGTTTAGGAACCATGACTTGGGGAAAACAAAACACACAAGAAGAAGGTTTTGAGCAAATGGATTATGCATTAGAACAAGGTGTTAACTTTTTTGATACTGCAGAATTATATGCAGTTCCTGCAACTCCAGAAACGTATGGAGCCACAGAAACTATTATTGGAAACTGGTTTAAAAAAACAGGGAATAGAGATAAGGTTGTTTTAGGTAGTAAAATTGCTGGTGTAGGGCCTTATACGGCTCACATTAGAGAAAATGGATTTGCCAAACAAGGAATTATTGATGCGGTAGAAGGAAGTCTTAAAAGACTGCAAACGGATTATATAGATTTATATCAGTTGCATTGGCCAGAAAGAGGTGTTAATTGTTTTGGTACAAGAGATTATCCTTATAAGACTTCAAATGAAGAAGCAGAGAACCATGTAGAGATTTTAGAAACTTTACAAAAGTTAATTAATGAAGGTAAAATTAGACAAATAGGTTTGTCTAACGAAACACCTTGGGGAACCATGCAGTATTTACAAGCAGCCAAAGAAATGAATTTACCAAGAATGGCAACGATTCAGAATTCTTATTCATTAATACATAGAAGTTATGAATACGGAATGTCTGAAGTGTCTTTGAGAGAAAATATAGGCTTATTAGCCTATTCTCCGTTGGCACAAGGGGTATTAACTGGTAAATATTTAAGAGGACAAAAACCTACAAATGCAAGAGGAATTTTGTTTCCTAATTATATTACTAGATACCAAGAGGGTGCATCGGAACAAGCTATTTTAAAGTATGAGGAGATTGCGTTAAAAAACAAAATGAGTTTAACGGAATTGTCTTTGGCTTATATTAATCAGCTACCATTTGTTACTAGTAATATTATTGGAGCGACTAAAATGAGTCAATTAAAAGAAAATATTGGTAGTATAAATATTGATTTATCAGAAGAAATTTTAAATGAAATTGAAGCAGTTCATAAATTAATACCGAATCCTGCACCTTAG
- a CDS encoding DUF6370 family protein: MKKLIVLSLLILASCGNKKEIKHVAEISCGQCQLDLDSEDGCSLAVRFDDKAYFVDGFNIDDFGDAHDENIGFCNAIRKATIVGLVKDGRFVASSIELVE, encoded by the coding sequence ATGAAAAAATTAATTGTTTTAAGTTTATTAATTTTAGCTTCTTGCGGAAACAAAAAAGAAATAAAACATGTTGCAGAAATTTCTTGTGGCCAATGTCAACTAGATTTAGATTCTGAAGATGGTTGTAGTTTAGCCGTTCGTTTTGATGATAAAGCGTATTTTGTTGATGGTTTTAATATTGATGATTTTGGAGATGCACATGATGAAAATATTGGCTTTTGTAATGCAATTAGAAAAGCAACAATTGTTGGTCTTGTAAAAGACGGACGCTTTGTAGCGAGTTCTATTGAGTTGGTTGAGTAA
- the pgk gene encoding phosphoglycerate kinase — protein MKTLKDFNFKNKKALIRVDFNVPLNDKFEVTDATRIQAAKSTIIDILEQEGSCILMSHLGRPKGFQEEFSLGHIVAKATEILGVKVKFVSDCIGAKVEEAVANLKSGEILLLENLRFYEEEKKGDVAFAEKLSKFGDVYVNDAFGTAHRAHASTTIIAQFFPENKCFGNLLAREIESIDKVLNNSERPVLAILGGAKVSSKITVIENILDKVDHLIIGGGMSFTFIKAQGGKIGNSICEDDKMELALDILKQAKEKGVEIHIPVDVIAADDFSNDANTQILDINEIPDGWEGVDAGPKSREIFDVVVNKCKTILWNGPLGVFEMESFAGGTIALGNSIDKATKNGAFSLVGGGDSVAAVKQFGFADKVSYVSTGGGAMLEMLEGKTLPGIEAILK, from the coding sequence ATGAAAACACTAAAAGATTTTAATTTCAAGAATAAGAAAGCGTTAATTCGTGTAGATTTTAATGTGCCTTTAAATGATAAATTTGAAGTAACAGATGCTACAAGAATTCAAGCTGCAAAATCTACAATTATAGATATTTTAGAGCAAGAAGGAAGCTGTATCTTAATGTCTCATTTAGGACGTCCAAAAGGATTTCAAGAGGAGTTTTCTTTAGGACATATTGTAGCCAAAGCCACTGAAATTTTAGGAGTTAAAGTAAAGTTTGTTTCAGATTGTATTGGAGCTAAAGTAGAAGAAGCTGTAGCAAATTTAAAGTCGGGAGAAATCTTATTATTAGAAAACTTACGTTTTTACGAAGAAGAGAAAAAAGGGGATGTTGCTTTTGCAGAAAAATTATCGAAATTTGGTGATGTTTATGTAAACGATGCTTTTGGTACTGCACACAGAGCGCACGCTTCTACTACAATTATTGCTCAGTTTTTTCCTGAAAACAAATGTTTTGGAAATTTATTAGCAAGAGAAATAGAAAGTATAGATAAAGTATTAAACAATTCTGAAAGACCAGTTTTAGCAATTTTGGGTGGTGCAAAAGTATCTTCTAAAATTACAGTGATTGAAAATATTTTAGATAAAGTAGATCACTTAATTATTGGTGGTGGAATGAGTTTTACTTTTATTAAAGCACAAGGTGGAAAAATTGGAAACTCTATTTGTGAAGATGATAAAATGGAATTAGCTTTAGATATCTTAAAGCAAGCAAAAGAAAAAGGAGTAGAAATTCATATACCAGTAGATGTTATTGCTGCAGATGATTTTTCTAACGATGCAAATACTCAAATTTTAGATATTAATGAAATTCCTGATGGTTGGGAAGGAGTTGATGCTGGACCAAAATCTAGAGAAATTTTTGATGTTGTTGTTAATAAATGTAAAACTATTTTATGGAACGGACCTTTAGGTGTTTTCGAAATGGAATCTTTTGCAGGAGGAACAATTGCATTAGGTAATTCTATAGACAAAGCAACCAAAAACGGAGCGTTTTCTTTAGTTGGTGGTGGAGATTCTGTTGCTGCTGTTAAACAATTTGGTTTTGCAGATAAAGTAAGTTATGTTTCTACTGGTGGTGGAGCAATGTTAGAAATGTTAGAAGGAAAAACATTACCAGGTATTGAAGCTATATTAAAATAA
- a CDS encoding helix-turn-helix transcriptional regulator, giving the protein MITVEEKYLKSLGKNISRMRRLNNFSQLDICAIISMEKSNLSSIENGRQNPTTLTLKKIADAIGVEVKDFFNFD; this is encoded by the coding sequence ATGATTACTGTTGAGGAGAAATATTTAAAATCTTTAGGTAAAAATATATCAAGAATGAGACGATTAAACAATTTTAGTCAGTTAGATATTTGTGCAATAATTTCTATGGAGAAATCAAATCTATCTAGTATTGAAAATGGCAGGCAAAACCCTACTACATTAACTTTAAAAAAAATAGCCGATGCGATTGGTGTTGAGGTTAAAGATTTTTTCAACTTTGATTAA
- a CDS encoding enoyl-CoA hydratase/isomerase family protein, with translation MSTTRQNGSLYTSIQNNIATIEFGHPASNSFPSELLGRLSKELILVGRNEDVSVIILKSEGEKAFCAGASFDELVAISNLEEGKQFFSGFANVINAMRTCGKLIIGSIQGKTVGGGVGLAAACDYVLATENAAIKLSEFTIGIGPFVIEPAVSRKIGVSGTAELTLDATNWKNAYWAKEKGLYAKVFETQKELEEEVELFSEKLASYNPEALTEMKKVLWQGTENWTDLLAERAAISGELVLSDFTKKALKKFVK, from the coding sequence ATGAGCACTACAAGACAAAACGGAAGTTTATATACGAGTATTCAAAATAATATTGCAACGATTGAATTTGGACATCCTGCAAGTAATTCTTTTCCGAGTGAATTATTAGGAAGATTGAGTAAAGAACTAATTTTAGTTGGGCGTAATGAAGACGTATCTGTTATTATTTTAAAGTCTGAAGGAGAAAAAGCATTTTGTGCAGGTGCTTCTTTTGATGAATTAGTGGCTATTTCTAATTTAGAAGAAGGAAAACAATTTTTTTCTGGCTTTGCAAACGTAATAAATGCGATGCGAACTTGTGGAAAATTAATTATTGGTAGCATTCAAGGAAAAACCGTTGGAGGTGGTGTTGGTTTAGCAGCAGCTTGCGATTACGTTTTGGCAACCGAAAACGCGGCGATAAAATTATCTGAATTTACCATAGGAATTGGACCTTTTGTAATTGAGCCAGCAGTAAGTAGAAAAATAGGTGTTTCTGGTACTGCAGAACTTACTTTAGATGCTACTAATTGGAAAAATGCATACTGGGCAAAAGAAAAGGGTTTGTATGCTAAGGTTTTTGAAACTCAAAAAGAATTAGAGGAAGAAGTAGAATTATTCTCAGAAAAATTAGCGTCTTATAATCCGGAAGCATTAACAGAAATGAAAAAAGTACTGTGGCAAGGCACAGAAAATTGGACTGATTTATTAGCAGAAAGAGCGGCTATTTCTGGTGAATTAGTTTTGTCTGATTTTACTAAAAAGGCACTAAAAAAGTTTGTAAAATAA
- a CDS encoding type II toxin-antitoxin system RelE/ParE family toxin: MKVIYLKSLEKDLKKIKDKKLLKQLETVFINLEEKEILNQISNVMKMSGHKDFYRIRIGNYRLGIHYSEETITIVRFVKREDIYKLFP; encoded by the coding sequence ATGAAGGTAATTTATCTAAAAAGCTTAGAAAAAGATTTAAAAAAAATTAAAGACAAAAAACTTCTTAAGCAATTAGAAACAGTTTTCATAAATCTCGAAGAAAAAGAGATTTTAAATCAGATTTCTAATGTTATGAAAATGTCTGGTCATAAAGATTTTTATAGAATTAGAATTGGTAATTATAGATTAGGTATTCATTATTCCGAAGAAACAATAACTATTGTTCGTTTTGTAAAACGTGAAGATATTTATAAACTGTTTCCTTAA
- a CDS encoding glutamine--tRNA ligase/YqeY domain fusion protein produces MSEEKKSLNFLEHIIEEDLANGMPKENLRFRFPPEPNGYLHIGHTKAIGISFGLGETYNAPVNLRFDDTNPAKEEQEYVDAIKKDISWLGYSWANECYSSDYFQQLFDWAVLLIKDGKAYVDSQSSEDMRAQKGTPTQVGTNSPFRNRSVAENLELFQGMKDGKFKEGEHTLRAKIDMENPNMLLRDPLMYRIMYKDHHRTGDAWCIYPMYDWTHGESDYIEQVSHSLCSLEFKPHRELYNWFRDTVVTYSKEKYPNPPKQREFSRLNLSYTIMSKRKLLTLVEQGIVAGWDDPRMPTISGLRRRGYTPESIKSFIETVGVSKRENVIDVALLEFKIREDLNKTAKRVMGVLDPIKVVITNYPEGKEEFLTAEYNDYEDGFGTREVPFSREIYIEREDFREEANKKFFRLKLGKEVRLKNAYFITATSCTKDADGNITEIQCTYDPLTKSGMDTEESKRKVKGTLHWVSVKHAVKAEVRAYDRLFLDEAPDSHKDKDFMEFINPNSLEIITAFVEPSLQTATIGERFQFQRMGYFNVDDDATSDNLVFNKIVGLRDSWGGQ; encoded by the coding sequence ATGTCTGAAGAGAAAAAATCGCTCAATTTTTTAGAGCATATTATTGAAGAGGATTTAGCAAACGGAATGCCAAAAGAAAATTTACGTTTTCGTTTTCCGCCAGAACCAAATGGGTATTTGCATATTGGTCACACCAAAGCAATCGGAATTAGTTTCGGTTTGGGTGAGACTTATAATGCACCTGTAAATTTGCGTTTTGATGATACAAACCCTGCAAAAGAAGAGCAAGAATATGTAGATGCAATTAAGAAAGATATTTCTTGGTTGGGCTATTCTTGGGCAAATGAGTGTTATTCATCAGACTATTTTCAGCAATTGTTCGATTGGGCAGTTTTGTTGATAAAAGATGGAAAAGCATATGTAGATTCTCAATCTTCGGAAGATATGAGAGCGCAAAAAGGTACGCCAACTCAGGTTGGTACAAATAGTCCTTTTAGAAACAGATCTGTAGCAGAAAACTTGGAATTATTCCAAGGAATGAAAGACGGGAAATTTAAGGAAGGGGAACATACTTTGCGTGCAAAAATTGACATGGAAAACCCAAATATGTTACTACGTGATCCTTTAATGTACAGAATTATGTATAAAGATCACCATAGAACTGGTGATGCTTGGTGCATTTACCCAATGTACGATTGGACGCATGGTGAGAGTGATTATATTGAGCAAGTTTCGCATTCTTTATGTTCTCTTGAGTTTAAACCTCACAGAGAATTGTACAATTGGTTTAGAGATACTGTTGTTACGTATAGCAAGGAGAAATACCCAAATCCGCCAAAACAACGTGAGTTTTCTCGTTTGAATTTGAGTTACACCATTATGAGTAAACGTAAGTTGTTAACTTTGGTTGAACAAGGAATTGTTGCTGGTTGGGACGACCCAAGGATGCCTACAATTTCTGGTTTAAGAAGACGTGGTTATACTCCGGAGTCTATAAAAAGTTTTATTGAAACTGTTGGTGTTTCTAAACGTGAAAACGTAATTGATGTAGCTCTTTTAGAGTTTAAAATTCGTGAGGATTTAAATAAGACTGCCAAAAGAGTGATGGGAGTTTTAGACCCTATTAAAGTGGTAATTACAAATTATCCGGAAGGAAAAGAAGAGTTCTTAACCGCTGAATACAATGATTACGAAGATGGTTTTGGAACTAGAGAGGTTCCTTTTTCTAGAGAAATTTACATAGAACGTGAAGATTTTAGAGAGGAAGCGAATAAGAAATTCTTCCGTTTAAAATTAGGAAAAGAAGTGCGTTTAAAAAATGCGTATTTTATTACAGCAACTAGCTGTACTAAAGATGCTGACGGAAATATTACAGAAATACAGTGTACGTATGATCCGTTAACAAAATCTGGAATGGATACCGAAGAAAGCAAGCGTAAAGTAAAAGGTACTTTGCACTGGGTTTCTGTAAAACATGCAGTAAAAGCAGAAGTAAGAGCTTATGACCGATTGTTTTTAGATGAAGCACCAGATTCTCATAAAGATAAAGATTTTATGGAGTTTATAAACCCAAATTCTTTAGAAATAATTACTGCTTTTGTAGAACCTAGTTTACAAACAGCTACCATTGGTGAGCGTTTTCAGTTTCAGCGAATGGGCTATTTTAATGTTGATGATGATGCAACTTCTGATAATTTAGTGTTCAATAAAATTGTTGGATTACGTGATTCTTGGGGAGGTCAATAA
- a CDS encoding tetratricopeptide repeat protein produces MYKGTTFLIFFIIILSFNEVSAQKKEEVRHLEYYLKKSKDLNKEFKFKESISVLNEAKLIYKNNKELFNKIGLIKMHIKDFKGSIEDFSDAIKLDKGYMEAYSNRGSAREKIKDFNLALEDYDEALKLDSKNAINFENRASIKIDNKDYEGAILDYDRSLLYGDKKEFSYSNRGYCKVKIGKYESAIIDFSQANILNPNNAVTLSNRLEAYYLNGEYSKALIDGNNAILIDKKNKKTWYYVGLSMIKLNKKEVGCDCLSVAKQLKYEKAIEAIINLCKN; encoded by the coding sequence ATGTATAAAGGAACTACATTTTTAATTTTTTTCATAATCATTCTATCTTTTAACGAAGTATCTGCACAAAAGAAAGAAGAGGTTAGGCATTTAGAGTATTATTTGAAAAAATCTAAAGATCTTAATAAAGAATTTAAATTTAAGGAATCTATTTCTGTCTTAAATGAGGCAAAATTAATTTATAAAAATAACAAGGAGCTTTTTAATAAAATTGGGTTAATTAAAATGCATATAAAAGATTTTAAGGGCTCGATTGAAGATTTTTCAGATGCGATTAAATTAGACAAGGGCTATATGGAGGCATACTCCAATAGAGGGTCTGCAAGAGAGAAAATTAAGGATTTTAATTTAGCTTTGGAAGATTATGACGAAGCTTTAAAATTAGATTCTAAAAACGCAATAAATTTCGAAAATAGAGCTAGTATTAAAATTGATAATAAAGATTATGAAGGAGCTATTTTAGATTATGATAGGTCATTGTTATATGGAGATAAAAAAGAATTTTCTTATAGTAATAGAGGATATTGTAAAGTTAAAATTGGTAAATACGAATCTGCAATAATTGATTTTTCACAAGCAAATATTTTAAATCCTAACAATGCGGTTACATTATCTAATAGGTTAGAGGCATATTACCTAAATGGAGAGTATTCAAAAGCATTAATAGATGGTAATAATGCAATCTTAATTGATAAGAAAAATAAAAAAACTTGGTATTATGTTGGATTATCAATGATAAAATTAAATAAAAAAGAAGTAGGATGTGATTGCTTGTCAGTAGCAAAACAATTGAAATATGAAAAGGCAATTGAAGCAATAATAAATTTATGTAAAAATTAG
- a CDS encoding TM2 domain-containing protein translates to MKNKKIAQLLLFFPLTGIFGIHQLYLGSFKKFLIRLIVAILTLLIGGIVFWIYDIMNFNKQFDSVKNDNQAKIDEIIQLLDEGKLGSALKKFIKTGKTKIYVKEIIKQGKGEVIVKHFAKSEKDKKDLERLISKGDTDSLVIYLSTYYAKSKIQNILNV, encoded by the coding sequence ATGAAAAACAAAAAAATTGCTCAACTTCTACTTTTCTTCCCTTTAACTGGAATATTTGGAATTCATCAACTCTATTTAGGGAGTTTTAAGAAGTTTTTAATTCGTTTAATCGTTGCTATATTAACTTTATTGATTGGTGGTATTGTATTTTGGATATATGATATTATGAATTTCAACAAACAATTTGATAGTGTGAAAAATGATAATCAAGCTAAAATTGATGAAATAATACAATTATTAGATGAAGGTAAACTTGGAAGTGCTTTAAAGAAATTTATAAAAACAGGAAAAACAAAAATTTACGTTAAGGAAATAATTAAACAGGGTAAGGGTGAGGTTATCGTTAAACATTTTGCAAAATCTGAAAAAGACAAAAAAGACTTGGAAAGGTTGATTAGTAAGGGAGATACAGATAGTCTGGTAATTTACTTGTCGACTTATTATGCTAAAAGTAAAATTCAAAATATTTTAAATGTATAA
- a CDS encoding MOSC domain-containing protein: protein MRIISTNIGERKEIDYKGTLVTTGIFKYSVDKPIFLDAEDVKGDTICDRENHGGVLQAVYGYSVKHYEYWKAVYPKVNFETGIFGENLTIDDIDETKIYAGDTFKVGETILEATLHREPCYKLGVRFNNMTIVKKFWKTTFCGVYFKVLQTGFVKSGDEFIQIKSCPENPTIADLFVAKRILNGIG, encoded by the coding sequence ATGAGAATTATATCAACAAATATTGGAGAACGAAAAGAAATAGACTACAAAGGAACGTTAGTAACTACAGGTATTTTTAAATATTCTGTTGATAAACCTATCTTTTTAGATGCAGAAGACGTTAAAGGAGATACTATTTGTGATAGAGAGAATCACGGAGGGGTTTTACAAGCGGTTTACGGATATTCTGTAAAACATTATGAGTATTGGAAAGCTGTTTATCCTAAGGTTAATTTTGAAACGGGAATCTTTGGGGAAAACTTAACCATTGATGACATAGACGAAACTAAAATTTATGCGGGTGATACTTTTAAAGTTGGCGAAACTATTTTAGAAGCGACGTTGCATAGAGAACCTTGTTATAAATTAGGAGTTCGTTTTAATAATATGACAATTGTAAAAAAGTTTTGGAAAACTACTTTTTGTGGCGTTTATTTTAAAGTTTTACAAACTGGTTTTGTGAAATCTGGAGATGAGTTTATACAAATAAAAAGTTGCCCAGAAAACCCAACAATTGCAGATTTATTTGTGGCTAAAAGAATTTTAAATGGAATTGGTTAA
- the folB gene encoding dihydroneopterin aldolase, with product MGIIQVNNIKLYAFHGCLDEEGKIGSEYSVDVEIKANLKKSSKTDELADTVDYVHLNRIVKEEMAIRSKLLEEVAQRILDRTFKEIPMVKKAKVAVAKINPPIGGNVEEVVIILTKKR from the coding sequence ATGGGAATAATACAAGTAAACAATATTAAACTCTATGCTTTTCATGGATGTTTAGACGAAGAAGGAAAAATAGGTTCAGAATACAGCGTTGATGTAGAAATTAAGGCAAATTTAAAAAAATCATCTAAAACAGATGAATTAGCAGACACGGTAGATTATGTACATTTAAACCGTATTGTAAAAGAAGAAATGGCCATTCGTTCTAAATTGTTAGAAGAAGTGGCTCAGAGAATCTTAGACAGAACGTTTAAAGAAATTCCTATGGTAAAAAAAGCCAAAGTTGCAGTGGCAAAAATTAACCCACCAATTGGCGGAAATGTAGAAGAAGTGGTCATTATTCTTACAAAAAAGAGATAG
- a CDS encoding DNA polymerase III subunit delta', whose product MLFNQIIGQEHIKKHLKVSAENGRIPHAQLFVGKEGSGTLPMAIAYAQFLLCNFSDNVDVCNLKCDKLQHPDLHFAYPVTSNDNVKKHPVSSLFLEDWRTFIATQPYGSLFNWLQHIGVENKQGLIGVDEAEEVVKKLRLKSYEGGFKVMIIWMAEKMNIAAANKLLKLIEEPPEKTVFILITESEEQIINTIKSRCQALHFPALSEQDISNTLVVDHQVSDNEAAKIAHQAEGNFNKALHLFHNDSSDLIFEEWFIAWIRTAFKAKGNAAVVQQLIEWSDTIAKTGRETQKRFLEYCLQFFRQALLLNYKSENLVFMESKTGFNLSKFAPFVHSGNILDIEKELNDAMYHIERNGNPKIILLDLSMKLTRFLHKKEETV is encoded by the coding sequence ATGCTTTTCAACCAAATTATAGGCCAAGAACACATAAAAAAACACTTAAAAGTCTCTGCAGAAAACGGCAGAATTCCGCATGCACAATTATTTGTAGGTAAAGAAGGCAGCGGTACTTTGCCAATGGCAATTGCTTATGCTCAGTTTTTATTGTGTAATTTTTCTGATAATGTTGATGTCTGTAACCTAAAATGCGACAAACTACAACACCCAGATTTACACTTTGCATATCCTGTAACTTCCAATGATAACGTAAAAAAACACCCAGTTAGTAGTTTATTTTTAGAAGATTGGAGAACTTTTATTGCAACACAACCTTACGGAAGTTTATTTAATTGGCTGCAACACATTGGTGTAGAAAATAAACAAGGGCTTATTGGGGTTGATGAAGCAGAAGAAGTTGTAAAAAAACTAAGACTTAAAAGTTACGAAGGTGGTTTTAAAGTGATGATTATTTGGATGGCAGAAAAAATGAATATTGCTGCTGCTAATAAGTTGTTAAAATTAATTGAAGAACCACCAGAAAAAACAGTTTTCATCTTAATTACCGAAAGCGAAGAACAAATTATAAACACCATTAAATCTCGTTGTCAGGCACTACATTTCCCTGCGTTAAGTGAGCAAGACATCTCTAATACCTTAGTGGTAGATCATCAGGTTTCAGATAATGAAGCTGCAAAAATTGCGCATCAGGCAGAAGGGAATTTTAATAAAGCACTCCATTTATTTCACAACGATTCTAGTGATCTTATTTTTGAAGAATGGTTTATTGCTTGGATTAGAACTGCTTTTAAAGCCAAAGGAAACGCTGCTGTTGTACAACAATTAATAGAATGGTCGGACACGATTGCCAAAACCGGACGCGAAACTCAAAAGCGTTTTTTAGAGTATTGTTTGCAATTTTTTAGACAGGCTTTATTGCTGAATTATAAATCTGAAAACTTGGTTTTTATGGAATCTAAAACAGGGTTTAATCTTTCTAAATTTGCTCCTTTTGTACATTCTGGTAATATTTTAGATATAGAAAAAGAACTAAATGATGCCATGTATCATATAGAAAGAAACGGAAATCCGAAAATTATTTTGTTAGATCTTTCCATGAAACTAACTCGTTTTTTACATAAAAAGGAAGAGACCGTTTAA